The proteins below are encoded in one region of Thermococcus sp. 21S7:
- a CDS encoding YchF/TatD family DNA exonuclease, whose translation MLDAHAHFEFYKKDTHRIVEECRGELRAVVDSITEYRKAHVWKSWEMLKPYFGFIFPTLGYHPNEARRGNWEKVKRVEEFILAHRDEIVAVGEIGLDYHYAENEAQRENQRAIFKHFLELALELGLPVVIHAREAEREAFEMVQRAGVRAYFHSFAGSVELAREIAENGHPIGINTGIVFIPEVMAAAEAIEVENMLVETDAPYMSPVKGQRNTPRNVRVAIDEVAKLKGLEFEEVERATEGNAVRFFGLKL comes from the coding sequence ATGCTCGATGCCCACGCCCATTTCGAGTTTTACAAAAAGGACACACATCGCATAGTAGAAGAGTGTAGGGGAGAGCTGAGGGCCGTCGTGGACTCTATAACAGAGTACAGAAAAGCCCACGTCTGGAAGAGCTGGGAGATGCTGAAGCCGTACTTTGGCTTCATTTTCCCCACCCTCGGATACCACCCGAACGAAGCGAGGCGGGGCAACTGGGAGAAGGTGAAACGGGTCGAGGAGTTCATCCTGGCACACAGGGACGAGATAGTGGCGGTGGGGGAAATAGGGCTCGACTACCACTACGCGGAAAACGAGGCTCAACGGGAGAACCAGAGGGCGATATTCAAACACTTCCTTGAGCTGGCCCTCGAACTGGGGCTTCCCGTGGTGATACACGCCCGCGAGGCCGAAAGGGAGGCCTTTGAGATGGTTCAGCGCGCGGGCGTTAGGGCGTACTTCCACTCCTTTGCGGGGAGCGTCGAGCTGGCCAGGGAGATAGCAGAAAACGGGCACCCCATAGGGATAAACACGGGGATAGTTTTCATCCCGGAGGTAATGGCGGCCGCGGAAGCGATTGAAGTCGAAAACATGCTGGTGGAAACGGACGCGCCCTACATGAGCCCTGTGAAGGGACAGAGGAACACTCCACGCAACGTCCGCGTTGCCATCGATGAGGTGGCAAAGCTTAAGGGCTTGGAGTTCGAGGAAGTCGAGAGGGCAACCGAGGGGAACGCCGTGAGGTTCTTTGGTCTGAAGCTTTAG
- a CDS encoding MBL fold metallo-hydrolase yields the protein MRISSIEEFPRELVPVEIPPHTTMLRGIGWDSNVYLVRDGGDALVVDTGTGVNWHVYAEIWEREGLLKGVERVTIFNTHEHFDHVGGNMALADWLRRKGLTVLFAAHETTAKTLENGDDYVILAYSYGRRFEPQRVDLHLGEGDALKVGSLELELIHTPGHTAGSSCLYLDDGETRIMFTGDTVFNGTVGRTDLPTGDGWKLQESLERLRDYDVDFGLPGHGWVIKEWRENIDEILGWL from the coding sequence GTGAGGATAAGCTCCATCGAGGAGTTCCCAAGGGAGCTGGTGCCAGTTGAGATTCCTCCCCACACAACGATGCTGAGGGGCATAGGCTGGGACTCGAACGTCTACCTCGTGAGGGACGGGGGAGATGCCCTCGTAGTGGACACCGGCACCGGCGTTAACTGGCACGTCTACGCCGAGATCTGGGAGAGGGAAGGCCTCCTCAAGGGCGTTGAGAGGGTCACGATATTCAACACCCACGAGCACTTCGACCACGTGGGCGGGAACATGGCCCTGGCGGACTGGCTGAGGAGAAAAGGATTGACCGTCCTTTTCGCCGCCCACGAAACCACGGCGAAAACACTGGAGAATGGAGACGACTACGTGATTCTGGCCTATTCTTACGGGAGGAGGTTCGAACCGCAGAGGGTTGATCTCCACCTGGGGGAGGGCGATGCGCTCAAAGTCGGCTCGCTGGAGCTTGAGCTGATCCACACTCCCGGCCACACGGCTGGAAGTTCGTGTCTCTACCTGGACGATGGAGAGACGAGAATAATGTTTACGGGGGATACGGTCTTCAACGGCACGGTTGGCAGGACGGATTTGCCGACCGGAGACGGATGGAAGCTCCAGGAAAGCCTTGAAAGGCTCAGGGATTACGACGTTGACTTCGGCCTTCCTGGACACGGCTGGGTCATAAAGGAGTGGAGAGAAAACATCGACGAAATCCTGGGGTGGCTCTGA
- a CDS encoding pentapeptide repeat-containing protein: protein MAKCKFRLEGTDWECPLDAIPGEDYCYWHLPKDGKEPTREQLEELKVNGIFGVYLKEANLRVANLQETNLWNGNLRGICLEGADLKNADLYKADLHSANLLGADLQNAYLLEVDLRNANLSMANLQNTNLMGAHIQNANLSVANLHNTDLYGADIQRTNLFGVMLTSQTSLQYADLRYANLYLSYVDRTLTLRDAEIFDEKYRKEINELVADFSKKRSVIDFEELQQVNKELALDAFDIGGCYVLTGIRVIPFDSKKGFLLSENKDDKILKIEGKLRKVFQEKGDKILYLPDKETLKDLYDASYEVYNKLYYFYIQAGKLEEALEMHYRRNEVRRKKRLLAGVGNKIRAVLYDWILMKTLTGYGVKVERPLIASLATIGIFTLLFKLTNGIVKVVDGKPIKPGWFDYLYHSVITFTSLGYSNIQPNLNGHLPQLLVSVESFLGILMMSLFLYTVTFRISR from the coding sequence ATGGCTAAGTGTAAATTTAGACTTGAAGGTACAGACTGGGAGTGTCCACTGGATGCCATTCCGGGCGAGGACTACTGCTACTGGCACCTTCCAAAAGATGGGAAGGAGCCCACGAGAGAGCAGTTGGAGGAACTAAAAGTTAACGGGATTTTTGGGGTTTATTTAAAGGAGGCAAACCTGCGAGTGGCAAATCTCCAGGAGACAAACCTATGGAATGGGAATCTCAGGGGGATATGCCTAGAAGGTGCTGATCTCAAGAATGCAGACTTGTACAAGGCAGACCTCCACAGTGCGAACCTGCTGGGGGCAGATCTCCAGAATGCGTACCTGCTGGAGGTGGATCTCCGTAATGCAAACCTTTCTATGGCAAATCTTCAAAATACAAATCTTATGGGGGCACATATACAAAATGCAAATCTTTCCGTGGCAAATCTCCACAACACAGACTTGTATGGGGCGGACATCCAAAGAACGAATCTATTCGGAGTCATGCTCACTTCCCAAACTTCCCTCCAATATGCAGACTTAAGATACGCAAACCTCTACCTCTCCTACGTTGACAGGACTCTGACCTTGAGAGACGCAGAAATATTTGACGAAAAATATCGAAAGGAGATAAACGAACTCGTTGCCGATTTTTCAAAGAAAAGGTCTGTGATTGATTTCGAAGAACTTCAACAGGTTAATAAAGAACTTGCGCTCGACGCCTTCGACATCGGGGGTTGCTACGTACTCACGGGAATTCGGGTTATACCTTTTGATTCCAAGAAAGGCTTTCTGCTGAGTGAAAACAAAGATGATAAAATCCTGAAAATCGAAGGGAAACTAAGGAAGGTTTTCCAGGAAAAAGGAGATAAAATCCTCTATCTACCGGACAAAGAAACACTAAAAGACCTTTACGACGCCTCATACGAGGTCTACAACAAGCTCTACTACTTTTACATCCAGGCGGGCAAGCTTGAAGAGGCTCTAGAAATGCACTACCGGAGGAACGAAGTCCGGAGAAAGAAACGGCTCCTTGCAGGAGTTGGGAACAAAATACGGGCAGTTCTCTACGACTGGATCCTCATGAAGACCCTCACGGGCTACGGCGTTAAGGTTGAGAGACCCCTGATAGCGTCCTTAGCCACCATCGGGATTTTTACCCTGCTCTTCAAGCTCACGAACGGCATAGTGAAGGTGGTCGATGGAAAACCCATCAAACCGGGCTGGTTTGACTACCTCTACCACAGCGTGATAACCTTCACAAGCCTCGGCTACTCCAACATCCAGCCGAACCTGAACGGTCATCTGCCTCAGCTTCTGGTATCTGTGGAATCCTTCCTCGGCATTCTCATGATGTCTCTCTTCCTATACACAGTCACGTTTAGAATATCCAGGTAA
- a CDS encoding DUF3216 domain-containing protein, producing MDVPEIVELKELCRRLGETDLVNRIDSFVALNEGLESKKGKEFIDVSILGFAEGVLVSLARRYPNDERVRSLLENVSRKRAELDATFRKPKPPIFEGT from the coding sequence GTGGACGTTCCCGAGATAGTGGAATTGAAGGAGCTGTGCAGGAGGCTCGGCGAAACGGACCTCGTTAATAGGATAGACTCATTCGTGGCACTCAACGAGGGGCTTGAGAGCAAGAAGGGGAAGGAGTTCATAGATGTCTCCATCCTCGGCTTCGCGGAGGGCGTTCTCGTTAGCCTAGCGAGGAGATATCCAAACGACGAAAGGGTGAGAAGCCTCCTTGAAAATGTCAGCAGAAAAAGGGCGGAGCTGGACGCCACATTTAGAAAACCGAAGCCACCGATTTTTGAAGGAACGTAA
- a CDS encoding DUF504 domain-containing protein, whose translation MRKGSVKEVLAKLKYDPREDEEDYYVIIEHRGAYGDVKKIPVGMIDLGHGYFFVGDAQIPYHRILKVVRKDGKVIWETRKL comes from the coding sequence ATGCGGAAGGGTTCCGTGAAGGAGGTCCTGGCGAAGCTCAAGTACGACCCCAGGGAGGACGAGGAGGATTACTACGTCATCATAGAGCACCGCGGTGCCTACGGCGATGTCAAGAAAATCCCCGTTGGGATGATAGATCTTGGTCACGGCTACTTCTTCGTCGGGGACGCCCAGATACCGTACCACCGCATTCTGAAGGTCGTCAGAAAAGATGGGAAGGTAATATGGGAGACCAGAAAGCTCTGA
- a CDS encoding DUF835 domain-containing protein has translation MENEEDSTVGMDEIVEALKDKPPKELLSYAIFNEEEEAKYYAKLAEKAKRASIKALFIKMSEESKGHHDWLYGLFKKMYPGEEPMKVEAPPVEVAPFYPEFESVDDYVSALEYCMESELFAKKTYELLARVAKDEDTRAFALNLAAMEEDHYNSLRKMYELIIALKEKEITPEKLEPGGYIFTDELKAKYFFIDLLESGVELSVAIREKPEKFLEMLEGAKISVVWITRTEVDGSIHPDEIPLLKRKFCRFLGKTSESGGKGAVFLQNLSYFALELGFKSMMDVVLYLKDCALLYDGYILATAVKDAFSSREWALLTSELREVS, from the coding sequence ATGGAAAACGAGGAGGATTCCACCGTCGGTATGGACGAGATAGTGGAGGCGCTTAAGGATAAGCCTCCGAAGGAACTTTTGAGCTACGCCATCTTTAACGAGGAAGAGGAGGCGAAGTACTACGCCAAACTTGCTGAGAAGGCCAAGAGGGCCAGCATCAAGGCGCTGTTTATCAAGATGAGCGAGGAAAGCAAGGGACACCACGACTGGCTGTACGGACTCTTCAAGAAGATGTACCCCGGCGAGGAACCGATGAAGGTTGAGGCTCCTCCCGTGGAGGTGGCCCCCTTCTACCCCGAGTTTGAGAGCGTCGACGACTACGTCTCTGCCCTTGAATACTGTATGGAAAGCGAGCTGTTCGCCAAGAAAACCTACGAACTCCTGGCAAGGGTTGCCAAGGATGAAGACACGAGGGCGTTCGCGCTCAACCTGGCCGCGATGGAGGAGGATCACTACAATTCACTCAGGAAAATGTACGAGCTCATTATCGCCCTTAAGGAGAAGGAGATAACCCCCGAAAAGCTCGAACCTGGAGGATACATCTTCACCGATGAGCTGAAGGCAAAGTATTTTTTCATAGACCTCCTGGAGAGCGGCGTCGAGCTGTCCGTGGCCATACGGGAAAAGCCCGAGAAATTCCTCGAAATGCTGGAGGGCGCCAAGATCAGCGTGGTGTGGATAACCAGAACCGAGGTCGATGGTTCAATACATCCCGACGAGATTCCACTGCTTAAGAGAAAGTTCTGCAGATTTCTGGGCAAGACATCTGAAAGCGGCGGAAAGGGTGCGGTTTTCCTTCAGAACCTCAGCTACTTCGCCCTTGAACTCGGCTTCAAGAGCATGATGGACGTCGTGCTTTACCTCAAGGACTGCGCGCTTCTCTACGACGGCTACATCCTGGCCACGGCAGTTAAAGACGCGTTCAGCTCCCGTGAGTGGGCGCTCCTCACCTCGGAGCTCAGGGAGGTCTCCTGA